From a single Natronorubrum tibetense GA33 genomic region:
- a CDS encoding glutamate-cysteine ligase family protein — translation MKTSLEVEYWVIDDDGDLVSPESLLDVSEQIDPEFVEPMLEIKTTPCQSMAELRAEFRGLISTTVDAAREQGKRLVPLSTPLHAGPEEVPYRDKQGTALQRRIVGPAFEDARVCAGTHIHFEQSNVVDQLNTLTALDPAFALVNSSSHYRGERLVECARPFLYRRSCYEACPEQGQLWPYVDSVEEWETNLEDAYDCFRERALERGVDPADFDDEFDPYDAVWTPVRLRKAMPTVEWRSPDAALPSQILHLAEEVRSIVTHADARGTVVGEDDAANAGGEVPLPAFETVQEITDSAIYDGLSDSNVRSYLQNLGFTPSTYDPLANRLPDSRLTKRQAKRLRLEAARGLEADLATQSARA, via the coding sequence ATGAAAACCAGCCTCGAGGTGGAGTACTGGGTCATCGACGACGACGGCGACCTGGTTTCACCCGAATCACTGCTCGACGTTTCCGAACAGATCGACCCCGAGTTCGTCGAGCCGATGCTCGAGATCAAGACAACCCCGTGCCAGTCGATGGCCGAACTCCGCGCGGAGTTCCGCGGCCTCATCAGTACCACCGTCGACGCGGCACGCGAACAGGGCAAACGGCTCGTCCCGCTGTCAACCCCGCTACACGCCGGCCCGGAAGAGGTTCCCTACCGCGACAAACAGGGGACTGCCCTCCAGCGTCGGATCGTCGGCCCGGCGTTCGAGGACGCCCGCGTCTGTGCCGGCACGCACATCCACTTCGAACAGTCGAACGTCGTCGACCAGCTGAACACGCTGACGGCGCTCGACCCCGCGTTCGCGCTCGTCAACAGTTCCTCACACTATCGCGGCGAACGCCTCGTCGAGTGTGCCCGCCCGTTCCTCTACCGACGCTCGTGTTACGAGGCCTGTCCCGAACAGGGCCAGCTCTGGCCTTACGTCGACAGCGTGGAGGAGTGGGAGACCAACCTCGAGGACGCCTACGACTGCTTCCGCGAGCGCGCACTCGAGCGCGGCGTCGATCCGGCCGATTTCGACGACGAGTTCGACCCCTACGACGCGGTCTGGACGCCCGTTCGACTGCGCAAGGCGATGCCGACGGTCGAATGGCGCTCGCCCGACGCGGCGCTACCGAGTCAGATCCTCCACCTCGCCGAGGAGGTCCGCTCGATCGTCACGCACGCCGACGCCCGCGGGACCGTCGTCGGCGAGGACGACGCGGCAAACGCGGGCGGCGAAGTGCCACTTCCCGCCTTCGAGACGGTCCAGGAGATCACCGACAGCGCAATCTACGACGGTTTGAGTGACTCGAACGTCCGCAGCTACCTGCAGAATCTCGGATTCACGCCGTCGACGTACGACCCGCTCGCGAATCGACTCCCCGACTCGCGGCTCACGAAGCGCCAGGCGAAACGGCTGCGGCTCGAGGCGGCG
- a CDS encoding FAD-dependent oxidoreductase has product MSNETTGDDSGTDASVIIVGGGAAGLSAALFTAKNGLETTVFDTDETWMHKAHLFNYLGIGSVGGSEFLATARQQVDDFGADRHQDEPVTAVNETDDGFAVETDDGHYEADYVVLATGANRNLAEEAGCEFTDADVVDVGVEMETSVSGLYATGAMVRPEEWQAAIAVGDGAAAALNILSSVKSEHYHDFDVPADAARVFGEQLAE; this is encoded by the coding sequence ATGAGCAACGAGACGACTGGAGACGACAGCGGAACTGACGCGTCGGTAATCATCGTCGGCGGCGGCGCCGCCGGCCTGAGCGCGGCGCTTTTCACGGCGAAAAACGGGCTCGAGACCACGGTGTTCGACACGGACGAGACGTGGATGCACAAGGCCCACCTGTTCAACTATCTCGGCATTGGCTCGGTCGGGGGCAGTGAGTTCCTGGCGACCGCACGCCAGCAGGTCGACGACTTCGGCGCTGACCGCCATCAGGACGAACCGGTGACTGCGGTTAACGAGACGGACGACGGCTTCGCTGTCGAAACCGACGACGGCCACTACGAAGCCGACTACGTCGTCCTCGCGACGGGTGCCAACCGCAACCTCGCCGAGGAGGCCGGCTGCGAGTTCACCGACGCGGACGTCGTCGACGTCGGCGTCGAGATGGAGACGAGCGTGTCGGGACTGTACGCGACGGGTGCGATGGTTCGGCCGGAGGAGTGGCAGGCGGCGATCGCGGTTGGCGACGGCGCCGCCGCAGCACTCAACATCCTCTCGAGCGTCAAGAGCGAACACTACCACGACTTCGACGTTCCCGCCGACGCGGCGCGCGTCTTCGGCGAACAGCTCGCAGAATAA
- a CDS encoding VOC family protein produces MSNETQNPVTPELPDSPVHMTGTDHVTIWGSNEADTVEFYRDLLGMPLVLRQPNLDDPSQTHLFFDTGDGRILTFFVSDDRPSNQQGQRGGVGAVHHLCFSVDPDEYEETMQALEDAGHRYNVFDRGIFHSIYTTDNNGLVIELSADKYEIPNDRRGEILAKAQELREDDGADYAKDEHLRGAIEALGLEVVEHDLPDASAGTGGL; encoded by the coding sequence ATGTCCAACGAGACCCAGAACCCAGTCACGCCCGAGCTACCCGACAGCCCCGTCCACATGACGGGCACCGACCACGTCACCATCTGGGGGAGCAACGAGGCCGACACCGTCGAGTTCTACCGCGACCTCCTCGGGATGCCCCTCGTTCTCCGCCAGCCAAACCTCGACGACCCCTCCCAGACGCACCTGTTCTTCGACACGGGCGACGGTCGCATCCTCACCTTCTTCGTTAGCGACGATCGCCCGTCGAACCAGCAAGGCCAGCGCGGCGGCGTCGGCGCCGTCCACCACCTCTGTTTCAGCGTCGATCCCGACGAGTACGAGGAGACGATGCAGGCGCTCGAGGACGCGGGCCACCGCTACAACGTCTTCGACCGCGGCATCTTCCACTCGATCTACACCACGGACAACAACGGGCTGGTCATCGAACTCTCGGCCGACAAGTACGAGATTCCCAACGACCGCCGCGGCGAGATCCTGGCGAAAGCCCAGGAGCTCCGGGAAGACGACGGTGCCGACTACGCCAAGGACGAACACCTTCGCGGCGCGATCGAGGCGCTCGGCCTCGAGGTCGTCGAACACGACCTCCCCGACGCCAGCGCGGGTACCGGTGGTCTCTGA
- a CDS encoding alpha/beta hydrolase, with protein MDAEYDVDGPHQDQPLVTGGTALEDASAAIVLTHGRGATARSIVQMGEEVHRDGVALLAPQAARNTWYPNSFLAPVERNEPGRTSGLRAISAAIERANDAGIPAERVMLVGFSQGACLASEFVARNPRRYGGLAALSGGLIGESVDLDDYATTDADLEETPVFLGCSDVDPHIPEERVHETADVLEAMNADVTKRLYEGMGHGVNEDELEFVSGMVAALVD; from the coding sequence ATGGACGCCGAGTACGACGTCGACGGCCCGCACCAGGACCAGCCGCTCGTCACCGGCGGCACGGCCCTCGAGGACGCGTCCGCCGCGATCGTACTCACCCACGGGCGCGGCGCGACCGCGCGGAGCATCGTCCAGATGGGTGAAGAGGTCCACCGAGACGGCGTTGCACTCCTCGCGCCCCAGGCCGCGCGTAACACCTGGTATCCGAACTCGTTTCTCGCCCCCGTCGAGCGGAACGAACCCGGACGAACGTCGGGTCTACGAGCCATCTCGGCGGCGATCGAGCGGGCGAACGACGCCGGCATCCCCGCAGAGCGCGTCATGCTCGTCGGCTTCTCACAGGGGGCTTGCCTCGCCAGCGAGTTCGTCGCCCGCAACCCCCGACGGTACGGCGGGCTCGCGGCCCTGAGCGGTGGACTCATCGGCGAGTCGGTCGACCTCGACGACTACGCGACCACGGACGCGGATCTCGAGGAGACCCCCGTCTTCCTCGGCTGTAGCGACGTCGACCCGCACATCCCGGAGGAGCGAGTTCACGAGACGGCCGACGTGCTCGAAGCCATGAACGCCGACGTGACCAAACGCCTCTACGAGGGGATGGGCCACGGCGTCAACGAGGACGAACTCGAGTTCGTCTCCGGGATGGTCGCGGCGCTGGTCGACTGA
- a CDS encoding universal stress protein yields MTVLVAYDGSEPAQKAVRRAFEEYPDEEVVLFRVVEVADSYTEATIKAVHDLLRERRETTVEKLEEELPEFVDDADVDYRTEVATGNPAREIVSYAESNDIDHIIIGNHGRSGASRALLGSVAEQVVRRAPISVTVVR; encoded by the coding sequence ATGACAGTCCTCGTCGCCTACGACGGCTCGGAACCGGCACAGAAGGCAGTACGACGCGCGTTCGAGGAGTACCCCGACGAGGAGGTCGTCCTCTTTCGCGTCGTCGAGGTCGCGGACAGCTACACGGAGGCAACGATCAAGGCCGTTCACGACTTGCTTCGCGAGCGACGGGAGACGACCGTCGAGAAACTGGAGGAGGAGCTTCCGGAGTTCGTCGACGACGCCGACGTCGACTACCGAACGGAGGTCGCGACCGGCAACCCCGCTCGAGAGATCGTCAGCTACGCCGAGTCGAACGATATCGACCACATCATCATCGGCAACCACGGCCGATCCGGCGCGTCTCGAGCGCTGTTGGGCAGCGTGGCCGAGCAGGTCGTCCGCCGGGCCCCGATATCGGTGACGGTCGTTCGGTGA
- a CDS encoding aminopeptidase gives MDPRIREHAEIIANHSVDLQEGDNVVVDAHPVAEDLVVALHDVIGDAGANPVTVSQRTGARQRRAFLRAGDDEYDTPEHELALIQNTDVYIAIRASDNVTQTADVDPETSAAYQQAHRPILEERLSTRWCLTQYPAPANAQLAEMSTEGYEGFVWDAVNKDWDEQREHQANMVEIMDPASEIRIKSGETTDVTMSIDGNPTLNDYGEHNLPGGEVFTAPQPDSVEGEVLFDMPLYHQGREITDVYLEFEGGEVVDHSAAKNEAVLTEVLNTDDGARRLGELGIGMNRDIDRFTYNMLFDEKMGDTVHMAVGRAYDDTVGEDNEANDSAVHVDMIVDMSEDSIIEVDGEVVQEDGTFVFEE, from the coding sequence ATGGACCCGCGTATCCGCGAACACGCTGAGATCATCGCGAATCACTCGGTCGATCTGCAGGAAGGAGACAACGTCGTCGTCGACGCCCACCCCGTCGCTGAGGACCTGGTCGTCGCCCTCCACGACGTGATCGGCGACGCCGGCGCGAACCCGGTGACGGTCAGCCAGCGAACGGGAGCCCGTCAGCGACGCGCCTTTTTGCGGGCCGGCGATGATGAGTACGACACGCCCGAGCACGAACTCGCGCTCATCCAGAATACGGACGTCTACATCGCGATCCGGGCGAGCGACAACGTCACCCAGACCGCGGACGTCGATCCCGAGACCAGCGCGGCCTACCAGCAGGCCCACCGGCCCATTCTCGAGGAACGGCTCTCGACGCGCTGGTGTCTCACGCAGTACCCCGCGCCGGCGAACGCCCAGCTCGCGGAAATGTCGACGGAGGGCTACGAGGGCTTCGTCTGGGACGCTGTCAACAAGGACTGGGACGAGCAGCGCGAGCACCAGGCGAACATGGTCGAGATCATGGATCCCGCCTCGGAGATTCGCATCAAGAGCGGCGAGACGACCGACGTCACGATGTCGATCGACGGCAACCCGACGCTCAACGACTACGGCGAGCACAACCTCCCCGGCGGCGAGGTCTTCACCGCTCCCCAGCCCGACAGCGTCGAGGGCGAGGTGCTGTTCGACATGCCGCTCTATCATCAGGGCCGGGAGATTACGGACGTCTACCTCGAGTTCGAGGGCGGCGAAGTGGTCGACCACTCGGCGGCGAAAAACGAGGCGGTCCTGACCGAGGTACTCAACACCGACGACGGCGCGCGTCGACTGGGCGAACTCGGCATCGGCATGAACCGCGACATCGACCGGTTCACCTACAACATGCTGTTCGACGAGAAGATGGGCGATACGGTCCACATGGCCGTCGGCCGGGCCTACGACGACACCGTCGGCGAGGACAACGAAGCCAACGACTCCGCGGTCCACGTAGACATGATCGTCGATATGAGCGAAGACTCGATCATCGAGGTCGACGGGGAAGTGGTACAGGAAGACGGGACGTTCGTGTTCGAGGAATAG
- a CDS encoding threonine aldolase family protein — MIDLRSDTVTKPDDVMREAASTATVGDDVYGEDPTVNDLEARAAELVGTEAALYVPSGTMGNQIAARVHTERGQEVLADRKSHVVKYELGGLAQHADLQVRMLETERGVPSPDQIAGEYVAEDLHRPGTGLLCLENTHNARGGLAIAPEKIAAAADAARERDVPVHLDGARLFNAATALTVPASELTDPVDSVMFCLSKGLGAPVGSMLAGSEDFVERARRTRKLLGGGMRQAGIIAAPGLQALENVSDLETDHEHARLLADGLAEISGFDVQEPETNIVLVDVAGTGLETEAVLERLEERDVLATPFGPTTIRFCTHRDASREHIQTALETVKNTFEAV, encoded by the coding sequence ATGATCGATCTGCGCTCGGATACGGTGACGAAACCGGACGACGTGATGCGCGAGGCGGCCAGCACGGCGACCGTGGGCGACGATGTCTACGGCGAGGACCCGACGGTGAACGACCTCGAGGCCCGCGCGGCCGAACTGGTCGGAACGGAGGCCGCGCTCTACGTTCCCTCGGGGACGATGGGTAACCAGATCGCGGCCCGGGTCCACACCGAACGCGGTCAGGAAGTGCTCGCGGACCGCAAGAGCCACGTCGTGAAGTACGAACTCGGCGGGCTGGCTCAGCACGCCGATCTGCAGGTCAGGATGCTCGAGACTGAACGCGGGGTGCCATCGCCCGACCAGATCGCCGGCGAGTACGTCGCGGAGGACCTCCACCGGCCCGGCACTGGACTCCTCTGCCTCGAGAATACCCACAACGCACGGGGCGGACTCGCTATCGCACCCGAGAAGATCGCCGCGGCGGCCGACGCGGCCCGCGAGCGCGACGTGCCGGTTCATCTCGACGGGGCGAGACTGTTCAACGCCGCGACGGCGCTGACTGTCCCTGCCAGCGAACTCACCGACCCCGTCGACTCGGTCATGTTCTGTCTCTCGAAGGGACTCGGCGCGCCTGTCGGCTCGATGCTGGCAGGCAGCGAGGACTTCGTCGAGCGGGCCCGCCGCACCCGCAAACTGCTCGGCGGCGGGATGCGCCAGGCCGGGATCATCGCTGCGCCCGGTCTGCAAGCGCTCGAGAACGTCTCCGACCTCGAGACCGACCACGAACACGCTCGGCTACTGGCCGACGGACTGGCCGAGATTTCGGGGTTCGACGTCCAAGAGCCGGAGACGAACATCGTGCTCGTCGATGTCGCGGGGACGGGTCTCGAGACGGAGGCAGTGCTCGAGCGACTCGAGGAACGCGACGTACTGGCGACGCCGTTCGGGCCGACGACGATCCGCTTTTGCACCCACCGAGACGCCTCGCGGGAGCATATCCAAACGGCACTGGAGACCGTCAAAAATACGTTCGAAGCGGTCTGA
- a CDS encoding DUF7859 family protein: MLGFLPDDPVIIVIVLILLSLVFFSYLLLRKTILEFREGMGR, from the coding sequence ATGCTGGGCTTCCTCCCCGACGATCCCGTTATCATCGTGATCGTGTTGATCCTCCTGTCGCTGGTCTTCTTCTCGTACCTGCTCCTGCGCAAGACCATCCTCGAGTTCCGCGAAGGCATGGGTCGCTAA
- a CDS encoding metallophosphoesterase: protein MIAIFSDTHSVSGHELEGAALRAAREADVVIHAGDFTSEAALEAFQEECEVFFPVHGNADSAAVRERLPTARVVEAAGVRFGVTHRRDGGEMGLVMFGRSRDADIVVSGHSHRPTVVETEDVLLLNPGSHADPRGNRPGFAVLEPRSDGKVSEQNETESEQGEVADDGRKAFEGEIREPDGTKVTSFELRVTGADAPEE, encoded by the coding sequence ATGATCGCGATTTTCTCGGATACGCACAGCGTCAGTGGACACGAACTCGAGGGCGCAGCCCTGCGAGCGGCCCGCGAGGCCGACGTCGTGATCCACGCCGGCGATTTCACGAGCGAGGCCGCACTCGAGGCGTTCCAGGAGGAGTGTGAGGTGTTCTTTCCAGTCCACGGCAACGCCGACAGCGCGGCCGTCCGCGAGCGGTTACCGACGGCTCGCGTCGTCGAGGCGGCGGGCGTCCGGTTCGGCGTGACCCACCGTCGGGACGGCGGAGAGATGGGGCTGGTGATGTTCGGTCGCTCCCGGGACGCCGACATTGTCGTCTCGGGTCACAGCCACCGACCGACGGTCGTCGAAACCGAGGACGTCCTCCTGTTGAATCCCGGCAGCCACGCCGATCCGCGTGGGAACCGGCCGGGGTTCGCCGTCCTCGAGCCGCGATCGGACGGCAAGGTGAGCGAACAGAACGAAACGGAGTCCGAACAGGGTGAGGTGGCGGACGACGGACGAAAAGCGTTCGAGGGCGAGATCCGTGAACCGGACGGGACGAAAGTAACGTCGTTCGAGCTGAGGGTGACGGGAGCGGACGCTCCAGAGGAGTAA
- a CDS encoding ATP-dependent DNA helicase codes for MRFFPYDQPYENQREAMDRIHNSLQRGQDVLFEGACGTGKTLSSLVPALEVAREHDKTVVITTNVHQQMRQFVAEARAITREEDIRAIVFKGKSSMCHIDVGYEECQALRDNTRAVVDTERDKRQLERRQRELLSESQEGDGGAADARSAVMDELENIEERLDDLEEQNVCDYYRNNLTEDTDDFFAWLFEDVRTPDEIYEHAENQEFCGYELLKEGIEGVDLVVCNYHHLLDSTIREQFFRWLGREPEDVIAVFDEAHNVEDAAREHATRTCSERTFDSALDELADADDPRSEDAANALSAFHRALVETYEDSFGFGDREAIDENWTDVSIANENRKDDLTLEFLQRYSGRGIQDDLEAAMKLGQELDEEYEEAYREGETATRTECQTLQAAAFVSAWMNEGSKEGLYPVVTVTRDAGTDEVYGRAELYSCLPRQVTGRLFDEVYATVLMSATLQPFDVTESVLGLEDPVTMAYGLQFPEDRRRTYAVETPALFSSDRDDPAVQKEVAETIHDTVRMTPGNTLAFFPNYGEASRYAERVDDRSEKTVYLDEPGTSVEELRRKFVADDGAVLCTSLWGTLAEGVSFDGDDAHTVLVVGVPYPHLDDRAEAVQEAYDAAFEGTETGWRYAVEIPTVRKTRQALGRVIRSPEDVGVRALLDRRYSRSAKSDLGRYSVNSTFPHEEREELIDIAPEKLKFAMLNFYGDFDAYDGETPAP; via the coding sequence ATGCGCTTTTTCCCGTACGATCAGCCGTACGAGAATCAGCGCGAGGCGATGGACCGCATCCACAACTCGCTGCAGCGAGGCCAGGACGTGCTCTTCGAAGGGGCCTGCGGGACCGGCAAGACGCTCTCGTCGCTCGTCCCCGCCCTCGAGGTGGCCCGCGAGCACGACAAGACGGTCGTCATCACGACCAACGTCCACCAGCAGATGCGCCAGTTCGTCGCCGAGGCCCGGGCGATCACCCGCGAAGAGGACATTCGGGCGATCGTCTTCAAGGGAAAATCGTCGATGTGTCACATCGACGTCGGCTACGAGGAGTGTCAGGCCCTGCGGGACAACACCCGCGCGGTCGTCGACACCGAACGCGACAAGCGGCAACTCGAGCGTCGCCAGCGCGAACTCTTGTCCGAGAGCCAGGAGGGCGACGGCGGCGCGGCGGACGCTCGCAGCGCCGTCATGGACGAACTCGAGAACATCGAAGAGCGACTCGACGATCTCGAGGAGCAGAACGTCTGTGACTACTACCGGAACAACCTGACCGAGGATACGGACGACTTCTTCGCGTGGCTCTTCGAAGATGTCCGCACCCCCGACGAGATCTACGAGCACGCAGAAAATCAGGAGTTCTGTGGCTACGAACTGCTCAAGGAGGGGATCGAGGGGGTCGATCTGGTCGTCTGTAACTACCACCACCTGCTCGATTCCACGATACGGGAACAGTTCTTCCGCTGGCTGGGCCGAGAGCCCGAGGACGTCATCGCCGTCTTCGACGAGGCTCACAACGTCGAGGATGCCGCTCGCGAGCACGCCACGCGAACGTGTTCCGAGCGGACCTTCGACTCCGCGCTCGACGAACTCGCCGACGCCGACGATCCGCGCTCGGAGGACGCGGCGAACGCCCTCTCGGCGTTCCACCGCGCGCTCGTCGAGACCTACGAGGACTCCTTCGGCTTCGGCGACCGCGAGGCGATCGACGAGAACTGGACGGACGTCTCCATCGCCAACGAGAATCGAAAGGACGACCTCACGCTCGAGTTCCTCCAGCGCTACTCGGGTCGGGGCATCCAGGACGACCTGGAGGCCGCGATGAAACTCGGCCAGGAACTCGATGAGGAGTACGAGGAAGCCTACCGCGAGGGCGAAACGGCGACTCGGACGGAGTGTCAGACCCTACAGGCTGCGGCGTTCGTCAGCGCGTGGATGAACGAGGGCTCGAAGGAGGGGCTCTACCCCGTCGTCACCGTCACCCGCGACGCCGGCACCGACGAGGTGTACGGCCGCGCGGAACTGTACTCCTGTCTGCCGCGACAGGTGACCGGCCGGCTGTTCGACGAGGTGTACGCGACCGTTCTGATGAGCGCGACGCTTCAGCCGTTCGACGTCACCGAGAGCGTGCTGGGGCTCGAGGACCCGGTGACGATGGCCTACGGGCTGCAGTTCCCCGAGGACCGGCGGCGAACGTACGCGGTCGAGACACCGGCGCTGTTCTCCTCGGATCGGGACGATCCCGCCGTCCAAAAGGAGGTCGCCGAGACGATTCACGACACCGTCCGGATGACGCCCGGCAACACGCTCGCCTTCTTCCCCAACTACGGCGAGGCGAGTCGGTACGCCGAGCGAGTCGACGATCGCTCCGAGAAGACGGTCTATCTCGACGAGCCGGGGACGTCGGTCGAGGAGCTGCGCCGGAAGTTCGTCGCGGACGACGGCGCGGTGCTGTGTACGTCGCTCTGGGGCACCCTCGCGGAGGGGGTCAGCTTCGACGGCGACGACGCCCACACGGTCCTCGTCGTCGGCGTTCCCTACCCGCACCTGGACGACCGAGCGGAGGCGGTCCAGGAAGCTTACGACGCCGCCTTCGAGGGGACCGAGACCGGCTGGCGCTACGCCGTCGAGATTCCGACGGTTCGCAAAACGAGACAGGCGCTGGGCCGGGTCATCCGGTCGCCGGAGGACGTCGGCGTCCGCGCCTTACTCGACCGGCGCTACTCGCGGTCGGCCAAATCGGATCTCGGCAGATACAGCGTCAACAGCACCTTCCCGCACGAAGAACGCGAGGAACTGATCGACATCGCACCGGAGAAACTCAAGTTCGCGATGCTCAACTTCTACGGCGATTTCGACGCCTACGACGGCGAGACGCCCGCGCCGTAG
- a CDS encoding toxin-antitoxin system TumE family protein, which produces MCGSADDEASPVIRVTKDFGETYAEVRAWDVPESERYPDGLKYSMQYGTADGETIVRYDNFPDHPDAAPHHKHQSDGTVEDVEFVGLEPLFERSQNEVRDYGEHW; this is translated from the coding sequence ATGTGCGGGAGCGCTGACGACGAAGCTTCACCGGTGATTCGGGTCACAAAGGACTTCGGCGAAACGTATGCCGAAGTCCGAGCGTGGGATGTTCCGGAGTCGGAACGATATCCCGACGGTCTAAAGTACTCGATGCAGTACGGAACGGCTGACGGTGAGACGATCGTTCGATACGACAACTTCCCGGATCATCCGGATGCGGCTCCCCATCACAAACATCAGTCCGATGGAACGGTCGAAGATGTCGAATTTGTGGGTCTCGAACCGCTATTCGAACGATCTCAAAACGAGGTGCGTGATTATGGCGAACACTGGTAA
- a CDS encoding HVO_A0114 family putative DNA-binding protein — translation MANTGNSTDGDRTMYVRFQQGDEDGLRDALSDLDRGETTSPHFEVVFDDPDDIHRVTRPKNLELLRTIAQYEPESIRETARLVDRDVRQVHTNLEELAALHLIEFEQDGRRKRPTVWYETIEVDLPLSESDVSRDRANA, via the coding sequence ATGGCGAACACTGGTAACTCCACCGACGGCGACCGAACGATGTACGTCCGCTTTCAACAGGGCGACGAAGACGGGCTTAGAGACGCTCTTAGTGACCTTGACCGAGGTGAAACGACCTCCCCTCACTTCGAGGTCGTCTTCGATGACCCCGACGATATCCATCGCGTTACGCGACCGAAGAACCTCGAGTTGCTTCGGACGATCGCCCAATACGAACCCGAAAGTATTCGAGAGACGGCACGTCTCGTCGATCGAGACGTCCGACAGGTCCACACGAATCTCGAGGAACTGGCGGCGCTCCACTTGATCGAATTCGAGCAAGATGGACGACGAAAGCGCCCGACCGTCTGGTACGAGACGATAGAGGTCGATCTTCCGCTTTCTGAGTCCGATGTGAGTCGCGACAGAGCTAATGCATAA
- a CDS encoding 2'-5' RNA ligase family protein — translation MYSVNVPVPGRVRTIANELYPELVGFDSVREDHSCLLKRLGDADHVAQLQHRAHRALEGAPAVEAQITGIDCFEDPPLGSAPVVYLAVESPGLESIHATLTDAFDTVEGLEGTDYVPHVTLARGGDIATAKRLAERELEPIRWTVSELEFWDGTYKLPVSRVSLPA, via the coding sequence GTGTACAGCGTCAACGTCCCGGTTCCCGGACGCGTCCGGACCATCGCCAACGAGCTCTACCCGGAACTCGTCGGCTTCGACAGCGTCCGCGAGGATCACTCCTGTCTGCTCAAACGTCTCGGCGACGCCGACCACGTTGCCCAGTTACAACACCGCGCCCACCGCGCCCTCGAGGGCGCTCCCGCCGTCGAAGCCCAGATTACGGGCATCGACTGCTTCGAAGATCCGCCGCTCGGCTCCGCACCCGTGGTCTATCTCGCCGTCGAGAGTCCCGGCCTCGAGTCGATCCACGCGACCCTCACCGATGCCTTCGACACCGTCGAGGGCCTCGAGGGAACCGATTACGTCCCCCACGTCACGCTGGCCCGCGGGGGCGACATCGCGACCGCGAAACGCCTCGCCGAGCGGGAACTCGAGCCGATCCGGTGGACCGTCAGCGAACTCGAGTTCTGGGACGGTACGTACAAATTGCCGGTGAGCCGCGTCTCGTTGCCGGCCTGA
- a CDS encoding DUF7554 family protein: protein MHGTRGKLEVETLLKIVLALVAVLLLIEVVSVIISGFLAILRPLLIVAILAVIVLWLLDRL from the coding sequence ATGCACGGAACTCGTGGCAAACTCGAGGTCGAAACCCTCCTGAAAATCGTCCTCGCTCTGGTCGCCGTCCTATTGCTCATCGAGGTCGTGAGCGTGATCATCAGCGGCTTCCTCGCGATTCTCCGCCCACTGCTCATCGTGGCAATCCTCGCTGTGATCGTCCTGTGGCTGCTCGATCGGCTCTGA